tctgaagtttttcacttgtttgtaaagttttacagaatgattcaaacacaatttgaaagtccaattaagagattgcgttctgataatggaagagaatatgtgaaccaaaacctttccaagttccttgaggaaaatggagttgttcatgaattaacctgtgtggacactcctcaacaaaatggggttgctgaaaggaaaaatcgtcatctacttgaggttactcgagctttacttttccaaacatctgttcctagatcttactggggggaagcagtcctgactgtcacttatttgattaatagattaccctctcgggttctagagggtgttactcctattcaggttatgaccacattctatcattctattcccatgttgaatagtcttcagaatcgtgtctttggttgtcctgcttttgtccatgttcatagtccttatcgaggtaagttagatcctcgtgccatcaaatgtgtcttcataggttatgcccccaacaaaaagggatacaaatgttatcatcctcaaagtcgtaaagtgtatatttccaaagatgtcaccttccatgaaacagagtctttctttcctagttctcagcttcagggggagagtattcaagaagctgaggaccttgagttgccaccttttcctttgttgcaggatttcgttcttagggaggatgacaaagaccctgcaccaacatcattaccagagaagaataatgaagacaaatattttggaaaacaatatcagcgaaggcaacaagaacccgtcctggtcgaacaacaacttcaattgtctgaaccggaggtaagaactcataccagtgagactcttgaggacaccttaaatactgcttttgaacctaacctaaatgatttacctattgccttgagaaaagaaaaaagatcttgtgccaaatatcctatatcccaatttgtgtctacagaaaaactttctatgcagctccagagttttctttcagctattgattctatcaaaatcccttcatcggtacaagaagccttaaaagatgagaactggatgcgagccatgaatgaagaaatgagcgcgttagaaaggaatgagacttgggagattgtagagagaccaaaagataagaaagcagtgggttgtaggtggatatacacagttaagtataagtctgatggcacactggatcggtataaagcaaggttggttgcaaaagggtacactcaaacctatgggatcgattatgaggagacttttgctccagtggcaaaaatgaataccgttaggattattctctccctggcagcacactttggttgggcaatgcatcaatttgatgttaaaaatgccttcttgcatggaagcttggaggaagaagtatacatggagattccacctggttatggtattgttaatgaagggaataaggcgtgcagacttaagaaggccctatatggtcttaaacaatcacctcgtgcttggtttggaaggtttactcaagctatggtatctttggggtaccgacaaagccaaggtgaccatactctgtttataaaacattctcagaatggtaaactcactctacttttggtctatgtagatgatatgattattacaggtgatgatgagattgaaaaacaaaatttgagggagagactagctgctcaatttgaaatgaaggatcttgggaagctgaagtacttccttgggatagaggttgcttactcgagacagggcatctttatttctcaaaggaaatacatccttgatcttctcaaagagattggtaagttgggttgtaagcccactggagtgccaatagagcaaaatcataggattgggaatgatgaggaaaacccaaaagtggagaagacacaatatcaaagacttgtgggaaaactcatttatctttcacacactaggccagatatagcctatgcagttagtgtggttagtcaatttatgcatgatccaagagaaagacacttgcaggcagtagataaaattattcagtacttaaaagcctctccaggaaaaggattgctattcaaaaagggggaaaacttatccatgaaagtatatactgatgctgactatgcaggatcgattgttgataggagatccaccacaggctactgcatgttcttgggtggaaatctggtgacatggaggagcaagaagcaaaatgtagttgcaagatcaagtgcagaggcagaatttagagccatggctcaaggggtgtgtgaactcttatggatgaagatcatacttgatgacctaaaaataaaatatgaagctcctatgggtttggcatgtgataataagtccgctatcagtattgcacacaatccggttcaacatgatcgaacaaagcacgtagagatagaccgacactttattaaagagaagttggatgatggtcttatagccactgagtacatcccttcaagactccaattggcagatatgtttactaagggacttcccataaaacaattcgaagatcttacttgcaagttgggaatgatagatatacattcaccaacttgagggggagtgttgcataattaggagaattatgttataattaagtgcagattccattttatatttattaggacagatttgttagtgattttattttatttgatttgtacagctttaaacactcattatttctggctttcattgcctattatttctttctttaattaggttgtaaaacagtctataaatagagactgtaatcacatttgtaagatatctcagaaatatatttcatctatttctttccactGTTAGCACTTGAGAGAGTGCATTAGAAGCTAAAAGAAGGCTATAGAAGAAAACAAACTAGAAGAATCCTACCAAAACCATCCTATATAAATTCGCAGAGAAATTATAGGATCTAATAAGACCTAAAGGGTTTGTATTGACTGGCTTACATCAAGTTTCTCTGACTCGTGAAACTATAATTCCAAATAAAAATAGGGTCTTGACGTAAAGGAACATTAATTATGGTTGACTTGTGCAAAGTAGATAGATAATAGTGATGTAAAGGttcaaaaaaaggaaaaaaaccaGAGTTTCCTTTGAAAAATTTATACTCTTGTTccgtttctgaaaaaaaaattcgtAACTGAAATTAAATGACTGTTTTTTTCATGGtaataaaagttaatttgtCATTTATTTTCAGCCAGTGATGAAAAATATCACATGTCAACCTGTGGATACTAGGTGACATATAcattaaaaagaattaaaatgaattctgtgtaatttttttgttttcatatgcattattttaagaaaaactttTCTTGGGATGTGTGCAGATGGACATGGAGATGGAGCCAGTCCTTGCAATTGATTTTGATATTAAAGATATCCTTTTATCAATTGGTAGAATCATTGTATTTCAAACGTATTTAAGTTGAAAAGTTCTATGTTATTATATTATGcctatttttatcattttagctttTTGAATGTAATTTGTTTCTTCTTAAATTTACTCTAGAATACATATATTTGAACCATTTCTTGATTAATTTTAGCACATTGCTGTGCTGATATCAACAAAGTACTTACAAATTAGTACTATTATTTAGTATCTTACTATTGCTGTCTGTTCATTGTATTTTCCAATTTGAAcctattaattttaattttaaattttgtataaattcTATAGGTTGTCTCTTTGTTGATATTTCTTCACTTTTtgaacaaaattttgaaaaaagttTTGCAACAAATAGATCTTCATGCATAACCAACTTGCATTTTGTGGTTCTAGTTTTACTTAGCTGTCTTACAGATTCCTAAGAAAGTGAATTGGGAGGAATACATACCACAAGGTTCTGATCAGTGGGAGTCACAGATGGTTGTATCCAGAATGTTTGATGAGAGACCTATATGGTCCAAGGATTCGCTTACCGAACGCTTGCTCAAGAAGGGCTTAAGCTTTTCGCATGGCATGCTCAGAAGGTGACAAGTAAATTCAGCTTATTACCTTTTAGAATTTGTAATATTTGAATTGTAGGTGACCATTCATTCTCTCTTGCAGGCTTCTATCTAGAATTTCTTACTACTTTTCCAGCGGCCCATTTCTAAGGTTCTGGATCAAGAAAGGATATGATCCACGCAAAGATCCCAATTCTCGCATGTGAGACTTACTGCTAATTTCTAAATAATCTCTTGGATTCTAGTCATGCATTTGCCCTAAAAAGGTGTTTGGCAGTATGACAAGATATTTATTGCATTATTCTTTCGAAATGATGAGAAAATATAAACCATTATTTTTCATTCCATTTGGTTTCCTATTTCCTCATTTTTTAGTGTGTCTGGCTTAACCTAATTCTTTTTGGTTAACTTTCTCGATAATGGTTGATGGAAGATGTAGGGTAGTATGACCTGGAATGTCCAGTTAATTTAGAGGATTAACTTTGAATTTTCAATATTGTATGATATTAGGTTTAAAAAGGCTTGTCGTACAACATGGGCTAATTTCATGGAAAATGGTGCCTTTACTTTAGGTGCTTGCATGGGCTTAATTCAAGCCTTTTTACCTAGTATTACTCTAGAATTTCTTATTACTTAATAATTTGCTTAAGAGCCATCATGTTGATCCCTACAGTAGTGCACCTTAGTCTGGTCATACTTATTGACTTCCTCTATTAGTTTTGTGAGGCATCAACCAATGACTTGTTGGTATCTATCAGAGCAGTAAAACACAAGAGTCAGAAACATGTGTTCCAGGGGTGTACCCTCTGAACTAGGATCAGTTTTTCTTAGGAGCTTCACAGTTTTTGGTAAGACAAATATGAGTTGGCTTGGCTTTATTGCTAAATGTATGCTATTTTTTGTGTATGTAGCTTTAATCCTTTTTCAAGTACACTTTTTAGATTTTATATCAAATCAGGGAGAGGATTGTTTTTATAGATTATCTAGTGTTTGTTCCATGCGTTTTCTTAGCAGTCCCTCTCACGGATATGAAGAAAATGGATGGCTTATTTGTtttaatgagttttttttgtttttcgtTTTGAGCTTTTGATGGgttgataccaaatgatgggttgttcttcttggagatttgaaaagggtggcggaagcaatggatgtgatggatcaaggaggactcatatagagctatgggttccttgtaggtgcatgaaaggtatggagagtgattggttgggccatatcacttggagaaagGTGGAGGTGAAAATCAAAGTGTCTAACCTAGAGATACTAGACAAGGGAGTAGAAGCTTGCAATATTTGGCAGCAttttactcataaaattgatcttacaAAACATGAGTCAAACACCCTATTATATAGGTGCAAGTGCCTTGGGGAATACACAAAAGAGCGGCTGCTAGGGTTTTGACTAAAGTCAATGCCGCATCCTAGGAGCAaagttctagaagctaggttaacTTCTTACCCTAAAAGGCTTTACTCAATCTACAATGATAAGCACACCTCCCCCATTATTCCTAAGGAACCCTATTctactgaaattacaaataaagaaattagctctcatggcttgggctttacttcttgtggtcctctttgaacatataaagaaaagttTCTTTGCCATCAGTAGCAAAGTCCCAATCTTCTTGAATCCTCTTTGCCATGGACCTAGTTGTTGGGCTTGAACTAGGGTCtgagcttgggcctcttccatcagctTTACATAGTATTGTTAATCTGGTTTCAGATTCCATTCTGGTTCATGTTTGATATCCATGAGATTCCTAtgatattttcatataaaaatattgaatatgaaaaatttatatattttttaccaGGGTCTACTAACACAATCTTCTTTCTGTCAAATATTTTACTGAACTTTTATTCtctgtatttatattattcGAAAAAATTGAATCTTCAATTTGTTGACTTCGTTTAGATTTTTGGTTTAGCAGTTATCAAAGAATCGATTATCGAGTACCTGTCCCGTTAAGAAGTTACTGTGATGCGAATTCAGCCAATAAGTAagtctttttcttcattatatCTCTTGCTGTGTTTACAAAGCTGTTGACTGTAATTTGGAAGCAATTCCATTCATGCGTATCCACAAGAAAGTGGAAATAAAAAACCACAATGTAGATTTATGTATATTGACACGCAAAAGTGAAGAGAAAGAGATCACTGGAATTTATTACAATCACAATCAAATTTATTTGCCGACCTCTCGGTTGATATAACATATCTGGCTTTTGTCACTATAAGTTGTTTTCTCATTCGTTATTATCTTGTCATATAAGTTGTTTCTCATTCTTTGGGCTATTGTTTCATGCAGATTAAAACATAAATGGGAGGATATATGTGCCTTTCGTGTCTTCCCTTACAAATTCCAGACTTCCTTGCAGTTTTTTGACCTTGTTGATGATTATATTCAATCAGAAATAAATAAGCCTCCACTCCGAGCAACTTGCACTGTACATCTTTTATATcaagttttatttaatatctCTAGTTACGCTGACACACTTGATATTGCCAGACATTTAAAAGACAAGCATGCTTTACTTATTATTGTGATATTACGTGTTTCATATTTTTCCTATTCCGTAGCATAGAGGTCCCTTATGGGTTATCTATGAATGATATGGAATTgctcatttttccttttttgcTTGAGCAATCAAGGAGTAGCAAATTTATTCTATGTAATATTGTTTTACTCTGAAATTTGTGCATATTGAATTGTTGTGTAATTTATGCcacaaaagataaaatataaaaaaatgcttGATTTAATATTTCATGCTTGAAGTTATAAGAAATACCATTAACTGAGTTGCATATAAAATGCTAATCTTGCAGTTTGGAACTGGTTGGTTCTCACAACACATGATCAATTGCATTAGACAACGTCTTATGGTGCGATTCCTATCAGTCTTTCCCAAACCTGGTGCTGAGAATCTACTCAGAGCTGCTActttgaagtttgaaaaattgAAGAGGGAGAGCTACAGGCATGCCATGAAGGTCGATGAAGAAGAATGCCAACAAGCTAATTTAGGTTGTCTCCTTTTTTTTGTCCATTTTTTTCACAATTCTTTATATCTATTATTGATATTGCTTTAGTATATTAATAGAGCCAACAGATTAATTCCACATCTAATATTATGACGTATGAAGAATGATTAAATCCCCTTTTAAACTTTGTCTACTTCCTAGCCTTTTTTCAGTTATTACTTCTATTTCTCAAGAAGTCCCTacatatttattgtttatttaatgATTGAAACTTGTAAATGAGAATCCTTTTCAGGTATTTCCGAGCCAAAGTTTTCTAATTCGTTTCCTCGAAAGGTTATTTGTAGCAGAATTTATTAATGTAGCTagaatttattttgttaatttgtTGCTTAATATGATTGTGAACCAATTGGAAGATTTGTTATCGTTGTAAAAcaatagtttaatttattttcaagtaAAAATTACTCTTTTTTCTGATCTGTTGAATAACATTTTGAATAAGTAATTATTGCTAAAAAAATGTCTATCTTGGACACAGGCTTGGAAGAGCATGAAGAACTTGACAATGCTGAAGATGAAGAGGAGGCAGCTGAGGGTAATGATAGTGAAGAAGAATGGGAAGAAGAACTTGATCTGGTAATTTTTGTTATCTATTTTCTGCTTTAATGTTTTCTCAGATTGTGTTAGTAATGACTttgaaattgaatatttttttatttatgttgttGACACATGTAGGCTGGAGATATTCAAATTCCTCTGCCGTCTGAGTCCTGTATCCTTTTCTATTTCAACTCTAAATTTAGTCATGTAAAGATTGAAACATCATTACTGCATCGCACCAATTTTTCTGACGAGATGGTGGAACTAAAAATTCgtaattatataattcatacaTACTACCTCATTGCTATTGGTAGGTGTTAAGAGAAGAGGATGAATTTTTATCATGTCAAGTCTCTCAACTTGCTTTTTTTTAACTCCATTACAATATTCAGACACCAACATTGAGAATATTTCAAGGATTCATTTACAGGAACTTTTTGGTAGCTTCCCGCCTAATGATGGTGCCAACCTGCAAGCAAATGGCAGCGACGAAGAATATCACATATACGAGGAAGATAGTGAGGAGAATTACTCCGATGAATGATTTCAGACGTTCTTTGAGTTACATACGAGGGTAAATATCATCATACATTTGTTGATTAAATTATCATCATCTAACCTAGTGTTCATTGTTATCATAAGAACAAGTGTCTTTAATTACATCAGTGAAGacataagaagaaaaatagtAGATGTAGATAGAAAATAGTCGAGAAATGGGCAATGGttgatttaagaaaatattgtaTCATTTCATGTCTATTgtcaataattataaaatatatcattttatttttaatttatcttttgtttttttgaaaagatGTTTGTAGAAggctaaaaataattattagtaaatatgagaaaacaataaaatatgcaATTTTGCTGTAGAAACGTAGTTGATGAATGTTATCGAATGACAAATATTGTAGCAAATTGATATAGATAAGATAAATAGTTAGTCACGGAAGTTTTTTGGTATACTTTTTTCAATGGCTGAGACAACTGGAATTGAATCCAAGTCTTTACGCATTCTAAGCTGATTGAAATTGTGATATTTGGGACTTTGAAAAATAAAGTGATATCTCACTAATTATAAATAGAGATGTCTTTTTCATTGCTGTAAGTTACAAGTATATATTTACACTTACATGTTATAAATGTAATGTGAAAACTTTAGATAATTGATTTTGGTCAAGTAACTAGAAATCCTAGGGAGTATTTTTTATGGGCAATTCTTGCATAGACACAAATCATGCAAGTTTTGTACTACACCAAATCGTATATGTATTCCTATATCATCCAACTTGAATGGGTCTTGTCTAAACTCAGGCCTATTTGAGTCTATTTGGTCTTGTAACCATAAAAAGAAGGTATATAATTAACTTTTTGGTCTCTACATTAAGGGTCAATAGTTAATTTgatttaatgatttaaaaaaaaataatcatttttattccaaaatttgttaaaaattatgtaatttgattatttttgttAGATTCACTTGAACGACATTAACTGATAATGATGATGTGACAAGTGTGAGTGACACTATTATGCATACATGTCTCTACGTCAGAACCTTGTCTTAAACCCTCTTTTCTTTGCTCTCTCTCTTAACCCTAACCATCTTCCTTCATAGGTGGCCACTTTCGCATGCTTTGCTGCTTGATCTTCGACGTCATCAGTTGCAACGACACCTCTTGCTACTGGTGTCTTCAGCGTGACAATGATGAAGGAGAAGTCAGAGAAGCTGTCAACCTACTAAACGCAACAAAGATGAAAACGGAGGCAAAGGTAGAGAGGAAGGAAGAGGCATTGACGAAGTTGAAGTGATATTATTTGGACGAATTTTAGGGATGTTGTTATGTGGTGCCATCTCCGCTCCTCTTTCACAATGTCTCCATCTCGACCAAGTCCTTTGAAAACTCTTTATCGCATCCTCCTCCCCCTACACGATGACTACCCACTATGTCGTGCAGGGCGGGGCGGAGGGGTTGGATTTGGAGGAGTTGA
The sequence above is a segment of the Phaseolus vulgaris cultivar G19833 chromosome 2, P. vulgaris v2.0, whole genome shotgun sequence genome. Coding sequences within it:
- the LOC137811010 gene encoding uncharacterized protein isoform X3 yields the protein MGVIKDGTISGVIPEPQGFLVHYPAYPSSISRAVDTLGGIQGILKARSSQSNKLEFRFRPEDPYSHPAFGELRPTNTLLLKISKRKSRCVGDAEEASSSSGVKNGEQENQPESERKQEESLCADIVARVSDAYSFDGMADYQHVIPIHADVARRKKRNWSELEEPLFDKVGFMDPDHEDVMIIVPPIFAPKDVPENLVLRPATMPCSKKKQEEVVQQHFEFYLAVLQIPKKVNWEEYIPQGSDQWESQMVVSRMFDERPIWSKDSLTERLLKKGLSFSHGMLRRLLSRISYYFSSGPFLRFWIKKGYDPRKDPNSRISYQRIDYRVPVPLRSYCDANSANKLKHKWEDICAFRVFPYKFQTSLQFFDLVDDYIQSEINKPPLRATCTFGTGWFSQHMINCIRQRLMVRFLSVFPKPGAENLLRAATLKFEKLKRESYRHAMKVDEEECQQANLGLEEHEELDNAEDEEEAAEGNDSEEEWEEELDLAGDIQIPLPSESYTNIENISRIHLQELFGSFPPNDGANLQANGSDEEYHIYEEDSEENYSDE
- the LOC137811010 gene encoding uncharacterized protein isoform X1; the protein is MGVIKDGTISGVIPEPQGFLVHYPAYPSSISRAVDTLGGIQGILKARSSQSNKLEFRFRPEDPYSHPAFGELRPTNTLLLKISKRKSRCVGDAEEASSSSGVKNGEQENQPESERKQEESLCADIVARVSDAYSFDGMADYQHVIPIHADVARRKKRNWSELEEPLFDKVGFMDPDHEDVMIIVPPIFAPKDVPENLVLRPATMPCSKKKQEEVVQQHFEMDMEMEPVLAIDFDIKEIPKKVNWEEYIPQGSDQWESQMVVSRMFDERPIWSKDSLTERLLKKGLSFSHGMLRRLLSRISYYFSSGPFLRFWIKKGYDPRKDPNSRISYQRIDYRVPVPLRSYCDANSANKLKHKWEDICAFRVFPYKFQTSLQFFDLVDDYIQSEINKPPLRATCTFGTGWFSQHMINCIRQRLMVRFLSVFPKPGAENLLRAATLKFEKLKRESYRHAMKVDEEECQQANLGLEEHEELDNAEDEEEAAEGNDSEEEWEEELDLAGDIQIPLPSESYTNIENISRIHLQELFGSFPPNDGANLQANGSDEEYHIYEEDSEENYSDE
- the LOC137811010 gene encoding uncharacterized protein isoform X4, with the translated sequence MGVIKDGTISGVIPEPQGFLVHYPAYPSSISRAVDTLGGIQGILKARSSQSNKLEFRFRPEDPYSHPAFGELRPTNTLLLKISKRKSRCVGDAEEASSSSGVKNGEQENQPESERKQEESLCADIVARVSDAYSFDGMADYQHVIPIHADVARRKKRNWSELEEPLFDKVGFMDPDHEDVMIIVPPIFAPKDVPENLVLRPATMPCSKKKQEEVVQQHFEFYLAVLQIPKKVNWEEYIPQGSDQWESQMVVSRMFDERPIWSKDSLTERLLKKGLSFSHGMLRRLLSRISYYFSSGPFLRFWIKKGYDPRKDPNSRIYQRIDYRVPVPLRSYCDANSANKLKHKWEDICAFRVFPYKFQTSLQFFDLVDDYIQSEINKPPLRATCTFGTGWFSQHMINCIRQRLMVRFLSVFPKPGAENLLRAATLKFEKLKRESYRHAMKVDEEECQQANLGLEEHEELDNAEDEEEAAEGNDSEEEWEEELDLAGDIQIPLPSESYTNIENISRIHLQELFGSFPPNDGANLQANGSDEEYHIYEEDSEENYSDE
- the LOC137811010 gene encoding uncharacterized protein isoform X2, with product MGVIKDGTISGVIPEPQGFLVHYPAYPSSISRAVDTLGGIQGILKARSSQSNKLEFRFRPEDPYSHPAFGELRPTNTLLLKISKRKSRCVGDAEEASSSSGVKNGEQENQPESERKQEESLCADIVARVSDAYSFDGMADYQHVIPIHADVARRKKRNWSELEEPLFDKVGFMDPDHEDVMIIVPPIFAPKDVPENLVLRPATMPCSKKKQEEVVQQHFEMDMEMEPVLAIDFDIKEIPKKVNWEEYIPQGSDQWESQMVVSRMFDERPIWSKDSLTERLLKKGLSFSHGMLRRLLSRISYYFSSGPFLRFWIKKGYDPRKDPNSRIYQRIDYRVPVPLRSYCDANSANKLKHKWEDICAFRVFPYKFQTSLQFFDLVDDYIQSEINKPPLRATCTFGTGWFSQHMINCIRQRLMVRFLSVFPKPGAENLLRAATLKFEKLKRESYRHAMKVDEEECQQANLGLEEHEELDNAEDEEEAAEGNDSEEEWEEELDLAGDIQIPLPSESYTNIENISRIHLQELFGSFPPNDGANLQANGSDEEYHIYEEDSEENYSDE